The nucleotide sequence GCCCTCGAGTAGGACAACAGAGATCTCAAGACCTGTCGGGAACATCACCAGGTTCCTCAGCTGATCAGATGCAAGCAACTGTATCATCTCAATTTTCGAAGCCAACAAACCAGAGTTGTGTGTGCCCTCCGTTGACAGCAGCAGATGTTAGCCAGAAAAGTTGGCAGGATCTCCTGGCAAGTGTGGCATCTGAACTAGGAGTTGCTGTATGTAGTGACACTGACATCATTAATGTTCAACAGCCGCTTATGGTTCCATCTCTATCACTACCTCATGATAAGCCATTTTCTGAAACCAATGCAAGTCAAGATACTCAATCGGACTAATCTTAGTTTATTATATTTGACTGCATAGATGGTCGAATGACACAATGGCTCAGATTTTAGAACATAGTCCAGGAGAAGTCCCTCGCCTTTCAACATTCTGGACATCCAACTCTGTGGTGTTCGGAAGCAACAAAATTTCAGGAGAGATGTCTGGATAGCCTGTCAATCAGCTATACCAGATCTGCTATATGATTTTGGTGTCTCAGGGAGCGAAGATGTGGTGGCACAGGTATAGGGTGCTTGAGCAGCTCTCAACTTGGTTAAATTTCAACTCTGTCCTCCAGTGCACTTTGTCTGTGCAATATTCTGATGATGTACTTGGTCTTTTAGCGGCTGCAATGTCTCCTCTGTATAATTTAACAGAgattgagttttatctatattttcAGTTTCTATGAGACTATCCATACATCTAGTTGATTTAATGAAGTTAGAGAATTCATGCTTGGGCAATGGTACATAATTCTGCAGTATCCAAGTTAAGATGTGGATGTCAGTTTCCAAGTAATAGTGCCATAAGTTGTGCAGCAAATTTTTATCTGTATGCTTTTATTTATGAATCTTACAAGCCTTCTTGCTTTATTTATTTCTCaatagcagcagcaacagcagattCTTCCTATGTGTGATGACCATTCTGAACCTCATCCACCAGGGTCAACGTGCTGATTCTGGTAAGATACTTGTAGCGATCTTTTCCTTTCGATCAGTTTGGTTAGTCTGATGTGATATGGATGCAATATAATGAATACTGGTCTTGTTATGCATAAATGAGATGCCATACTTTCAGGATACCTTGTTAGCATTACACCTTATCTCCGTAATCCATTGGCATCAGTCTTCATGAAGTCATTTCATCTTGATTCTGTTGTTTGGCTTATTTAGAACTCTATACTTATATTTATTAACCTCTATGGAATTAGCTTCAGCAATAGCTGAAATCAGAGATATGCTTCATTTTATTTGCTCAACTTCTTTTCCTAATCTCCTTCTATCATTTATGGAAATTGAAGCCTCTTGTCTTATTGCCTGCTTAATTACTTGCAGGTAAGAGGGAATTTATTTGTACTCCAGTTATTTGTGATGATCAATCTCATCTTGTAGTCATCTCTTGGTGAAATGATGTGCGGTGCCCGGGAGACTTGCACGATGCACAGGATGTGGGATTCTTTAAGCAAGAAATGGTATGCCAAAGCTGAttgatctcttttttcttttgttttgcctCCGTGGCTGTTATGTCCATTTCCACCAACATTTGACTTCCGTTCCTTCTGTTCGCTGGAAGAGAAGTTTCGCTGCCATTTGCAGGTTTTGACTTTGCTTCATCAATATGTTTCATTGACTATCTGTGCGTTTCAAAGTCTGCCTCCATGAAGTCATTGTTGCCACTTCTGTAAGTTGTGCTTCGTCGTTTCCTTCTGTAGGAAAACATGATATCTTGTTAGTGTTTTCTAAGCTTTGGATAAGATATTAGTGAATCTTTTTCGGATAAGAATGTTGAGGCTGTTCTTTTTACTGTTAAGTGTTGCCATTAATATATAATGAAATGTAAAATCAAATACTATTGATATATtctagagaaatgagatgaattAATGTGAAGCTAACGCCTTTCTTTCATGAGAAAGGTTTTGGGTATCTTTATGATGGGAAGTCAAACAACCAAatcgaaataaattttaattatgaacTAATTTTGTTTCAAGTTCAGAAAAACCAAATTTATGTTCGTCTGTACTAAACTATCGAGTTTGGCCATCCCACATTTGACTAAATCATTTCAGAAAAAGTAGAGGCGACAGGGACATGATAGGTTGACCTCTTGTTTGGGGCCCGCATATTAGATGTTAGATATGCGAGACATGATGATTCCATACACATGAATGAACACTTCAGTTTTCATGAATGATTTAATGCGTCTAAATCAAATTTGTTGCGGTACTGCGGCTCCACTTTCACATCTTAGAAAGAAATCTTGCGAAGCACTAGAATCTAAAGAAACATTTATTTTGCTTTCATGCAGACATCATTTAGTTGCCCTGTTTGTAGGCTGCCTTCTTTGACCCCTCTCCATTTCTGAAACGTTTGCATTCATCGTTGCATATGCATGTCATTTATTAGCCGCAGCGTGTGCAGAAGATAGAAACTTCCTATCACCTGTTTCCCACCGTTAACCATGTTAAGCTTCTTGTAGTTTCTTTGTCTTTAGTTAGCTGAGGATCCGACCATCCTCCGATCCTCTCATCTTCCTATTCCTGACACCCTACTCTTCCGGAGTTGACAAGTGACCGGACTTCGAAGATTCTTCCCAGCTCACTTTAATGGTCTCTGCTGCGTTGGGAAGGATTAGAGAGAGAACTGGAATCGCTCAAACCAGTTTCGAGATATGTCTTCCCACCGTTTTTACTGTCGCCGTTACCTCCTTTTTGTGGTTGACCGAGCTTGAGGGTTCAGGACCACCATTGAATGCAGTCATTCAAGTGATCTTGTAGCCCCTCTGCGTTTGTCTCGGCACCACAAGAGAGTTTACATTAAGATATCACATTAAATAACCACCACTACTGTTGCTGGAGCCTCCATCACTGAATTCATTCCTATCTTCCTGAAAGGATCACTGGCCTTCCAGATTGCAGAATAAGCATCGAGTTCATCGTGTGTGTAGAAACAGAATCAAAGAGACGACACTGTTGCCGAGCCTCCATCACTTAAAATTCTTTCCCATCTTTCTGAAACGATTACAAGCCTTCCAAATTGCAGAATTGAGTTCATCTGTATATAGAAACAGAATAAAAGAGATGGCATTACTGATACTCCAGAATTGTCATCACAAGTAGACAATGCACGAACGGAGAGAAGAGAGAGACCCATAACCTAATCTTTCGACACACACTGCCGGATTCACCGGTCACCACATAAACCCTATCACCCTGTACATATGCCCCTCTCCCCGGGAAAGGAACATGGAAATAAGACTGTAgcaggaaaagaaaagaacacgAGACACGTCTCGTTCTACCACAGTGCACAGTGCACACTGCGGAATTAGTCAACCACGCCGCCCTCGGAAAAGAAAGAAACGATCCGTCAATGATTACACCTGGCTGGTGGCGGCAGCTGGAGTGGTCCTCGGCTCCACCCGGACCGCCGAGGATTTGACCATGAACCCGCCGCTGGAGCTGCCGTCGTCCAAGCTGGGATCCTCGTCGTGGTAGACGTAGGCGAAGCCGCCGTGCCGGGTGAGGTCCATCCCGGCCATCTCGTCCTCGGAGGAGATCCTGAGGAGCCCGAGCTTGTGGAGCGCGAAGAATAACGGGCCCATGGTGCAACTCACCCACCCGGTGATCACCAGGATCTGCACGATGTGGGCGGCCAACAGCCGCCCGCCGCCACCCATGAACAGCCCGTAGGGCCGCCCCTGGCGCCCTGGGTATACCTCGTTCACGTACTTCTCCCTGGCGAAGAGGGCCGTGAAGATAATCCCCCAGGCGCCGCAGCCGCCGTGCAGCTGCGCGGCCTCGAGGGGGTCATCGAACTTGAGCGTCGCGGCGAGCttattgaacccgatgagcacccaTGCGGAGACGAAGCCGCAGATGAGGGCGGCCCACGGGTCCACCACCGAGCAGCCGGAGGTGATTGCCGCGAAGCCGCCGAGAAGGCCGTTGCAGACGTCGACCACGTTCCAGTGGCCCGTCTGGAGGCGCTTCCCGAACAGAGTTGTGAGCGCCGCGGTGCAGCCGGCGAGGGTGGTGGTGACAGCAGTGCGGCCGACGGCAGACCACTGGCCATGGATGGAGCCGCTGGGACCGTAGGTCTTGAAGATGGTGTTGAAGGAACCAGGGTTAAAGCCGTACCAGCCAAACCAGAGGAGGAAGGTGCCGAGCACCACCAGGGTGGCAGAGTGGCCGCGGAGGGCCACGGAGCGGCCGACGTGGTCAAAGCGGCCGATGCGGGGGCCCTCGATGAGGGCGCCCCACAGCCCCGCGATGCCCCCCACCATGTGCACCACGCCCGACCCCGCGAAGTCGATCACCCCTGACTTGAACAGCAGCGACTCTCCGGCGTTCCGCCCCGCGGCAGCCCATCCGTCACCCGACCAAAACCTAACATCCATCATCACCATCGTCATGGGACCGATCATATGGCGACAAAAGCGAGATCCTAACGTTAGACTTTCGAGATCCTAAAGATCAATACCAGTGGGAGACGACGGGGTAGACGAAGCCGGTGAGGAAGGAGGAATAGATGAGGTAGGCAACGAACTGGGTGCGCTCTGCGATGGAGCCGGAGGTGATACCGGCGGCCGCAATGGCGAAGGCCCACTGGTAGAGGAAGTTGGAGTAGTCGAAGCTGGGCTGCGGCACCTCCTTGAGGCCGAAGAAGTGCTTCCCGATGAAACCGTTCGAGGGGCCGCCGAAGGCGAAGGCGAAACCGAAGAGGTAGTAGAAGAGCCCCCCGGCCGCCGCGTCGATCACGTTGGTGAGCATGATGTTCATGGTATTCTTGGCGCGCACGGAGCCGGCGCACAACATGGCGAAG is from Musa acuminata AAA Group cultivar baxijiao chromosome BXJ3-8, Cavendish_Baxijiao_AAA, whole genome shotgun sequence and encodes:
- the LOC135644786 gene encoding ammonium transporter 1 member 1-like, producing MSSCSSDLAPLLGGVANSSAAASYICDQFTDVGFAIDNTYLLFSAYLVFSMQLGFAMLCAGSVRAKNTMNIMLTNVIDAAAGGLFYYLFGFAFAFGGPSNGFIGKHFFGLKEVPQPSFDYSNFLYQWAFAIAAAGITSGSIAERTQFVAYLIYSSFLTGFVYPVVSHWFWSGDGWAAAGRNAGESLLFKSGVIDFAGSGVVHMVGGIAGLWGALIEGPRIGRFDHVGRSVALRGHSATLVVLGTFLLWFGWYGFNPGSFNTIFKTYGPSGSIHGQWSAVGRTAVTTTLAGCTAALTTLFGKRLQTGHWNVVDVCNGLLGGFAAITSGCSVVDPWAALICGFVSAWVLIGFNKLAATLKFDDPLEAAQLHGGCGAWGIIFTALFAREKYVNEVYPGRQGRPYGLFMGGGGRLLAAHIVQILVITGWVSCTMGPLFFALHKLGLLRISSEDEMAGMDLTRHGGFAYVYHDEDPSLDDGSSSGGFMVKSSAVRVEPRTTPAAATSQV